One part of the Nocardioides zeae genome encodes these proteins:
- the fdxA gene encoding ferredoxin — translation MTYVVAQPCVDVKDRACVDECPVDCIYEGSRMLYIHPDECVDCGACEPVCPVEAIYYEDDTPEEWKEYYTANVNFFDDLGSPGGAAKMGVIEADHPFIAALPPQNQE, via the coding sequence ATGACGTACGTCGTCGCCCAGCCGTGTGTGGACGTCAAGGACCGCGCGTGCGTCGACGAGTGTCCGGTCGACTGCATCTACGAGGGCAGCCGGATGCTCTACATCCACCCCGACGAGTGCGTCGATTGCGGCGCGTGCGAGCCGGTCTGCCCGGTGGAGGCCATCTACTACGAGGACGACACCCCGGAGGAGTGGAAGGAGTACTACACGGCCAACGTGAACTTCTTCGACGACCTGGGCTCGCCCGGTGGCGCGGCGAAGATGGGCGTGATCGAGGCCGACCACCCCTTCATCGCCGCCCTGCCGCCCCAGAACCAGGAGTGA
- the dapC gene encoding succinyldiaminopimelate transaminase: MSAPARRAVSQRLPDFPWDGLVEHAERARSHPDGIVDLSIGTPVDPTPEVAQAALAAAADAPGYPTTIGIPAVRQAAIDWLARNHGVTGLGLDGVLPVVGSKELIAALPLHLGIGPGDLVVLPEVAYPTYEVGAALAGAESLATDSLTALGPRVPALLFLNSPSNPTGRVLPTAHLRKVVEWCRERGVLLVSDECYIENSWEGPVTSVLHPDVSGGSHEGILAIHSLSKRSNLAGYRCAFVAGDPAVVGELLAVRKNLGLIMPLPQQHAMIAALGDDAHALEQHSRYAARRARLRAALERAGFRVDHSEASLYLWSTRGEDSWDTVAWLAERGILVAPGAFYGAAGRQHVRVAFTATDERIDAAVARLA, encoded by the coding sequence GTGAGCGCCCCGGCGCGGCGCGCCGTCTCCCAGCGCCTGCCCGACTTCCCCTGGGACGGTCTGGTGGAGCACGCGGAGCGCGCGCGCTCGCACCCCGACGGCATCGTCGACCTCTCCATCGGTACGCCGGTGGACCCGACCCCCGAGGTCGCGCAGGCCGCCCTGGCTGCGGCCGCGGACGCGCCGGGCTACCCGACGACGATCGGCATCCCGGCCGTGCGCCAGGCGGCGATCGACTGGCTGGCGCGCAACCACGGCGTCACGGGCCTCGGCCTCGACGGCGTGCTGCCCGTGGTGGGCTCCAAGGAGCTCATCGCGGCGCTGCCGCTGCACCTGGGCATCGGCCCGGGCGACCTGGTGGTGCTGCCGGAGGTGGCCTACCCGACGTACGAGGTCGGTGCCGCCCTCGCCGGCGCCGAGTCGCTCGCGACCGACTCGCTGACGGCGCTCGGGCCGCGGGTGCCGGCGCTGCTCTTCCTCAACAGCCCCTCGAACCCGACCGGCCGCGTGCTGCCGACGGCGCACCTGCGCAAGGTGGTCGAGTGGTGCCGCGAGCGCGGCGTGCTGCTCGTCAGCGACGAGTGCTACATCGAGAACAGCTGGGAGGGCCCGGTCACGTCGGTGCTCCACCCGGACGTCTCCGGCGGCTCGCACGAGGGCATCCTCGCGATCCATTCGCTGTCGAAGCGGTCCAACCTCGCGGGCTACCGCTGCGCCTTCGTCGCCGGCGACCCGGCCGTGGTGGGCGAGCTGCTCGCCGTCAGGAAGAACCTCGGCCTCATCATGCCGCTGCCGCAGCAGCACGCGATGATCGCCGCCCTCGGCGACGACGCGCACGCGCTGGAGCAGCACAGCCGGTACGCCGCGCGTCGTGCCCGCCTCCGCGCGGCGTTGGAGCGGGCCGGCTTCCGGGTCGACCACTCCGAAGCGTCGCTCTACCTGTGGTCCACCCGCGGCGAGGACTCGTGGGACACCGTCGCCTGGCTCGCCGAGCGGGGGATCCTCGTGGCACCGGGGGCGTTCTACGGCGCGGCGGGTCGTCAGCACGTGCGCGTGGCGTTCACCGCGACCGACGAGCGGATCGACGCCGCGGTGGCGCGGCTGGCCTGA
- a CDS encoding DUF4395 domain-containing protein — translation MSTDSAARPAGAPATGAGIDPRGPQLAAGITSVVLAVALLLGDSPVALVLLGVQAAVFAVGAAAGPQHAPYGWVFRTLVRPRLQPPTELEDPEPPRFAQAVGLGFVVVALAAYLLGATLVGQVAVGFALVAALLNAVFAFCLGCEVYLLLKRATA, via the coding sequence ATGTCCACCGACTCCGCCGCGCGTCCCGCGGGTGCCCCCGCCACGGGGGCCGGCATCGACCCCCGTGGTCCGCAGCTCGCGGCCGGCATCACGTCCGTCGTGCTCGCCGTCGCCCTGCTGCTGGGCGACAGCCCCGTGGCGCTCGTGCTGCTCGGCGTCCAGGCCGCGGTCTTCGCGGTCGGGGCGGCGGCGGGGCCGCAGCACGCGCCGTACGGCTGGGTGTTCCGCACCCTCGTCCGGCCGCGGCTGCAGCCGCCGACGGAGCTCGAGGACCCGGAGCCGCCGCGCTTCGCCCAGGCCGTGGGCCTCGGGTTCGTCGTGGTCGCCCTGGCGGCGTACCTGCTCGGGGCGACCCTCGTCGGCCAGGTGGCCGTCGGGTTCGCCCTCGTCGCGGCCCTGCTGAACGCGGTCTTCGCGTTCTGCCTGGGCTGCGAGGTCTACCTGCTGCTCAAGCGCGCCACCGCCTGA
- a CDS encoding sulfurtransferase — MSRESALVSTQWVEDNLDSDGIVVVEVDEDTTSYDKGHIRGAVKLDWTTELQDQVRRDFVNKQQFEELLSRKGISNDDLVLLYGGNNNWFAAYAYWYFTLYGHTNVKLVDGGRKKWELESRELTNEVPERAATQYVAQEQDHSIRAFRDDAIAAIGVQNLVDVRSPDEFAGRLLAPAHLPQEQAQRAGHIPTSLNVPWSKNVNDDGTFKSDEDLKALYADAGIDDSKDTIALCRIGERSSITWFVLKELLGHENVKNYDGSWTEYGSLVGVPVVLGDEPGEA; from the coding sequence ATGAGCCGTGAGTCCGCACTCGTCTCCACCCAGTGGGTCGAGGACAACCTCGACAGCGACGGCATCGTCGTCGTCGAGGTCGACGAGGACACCACGTCCTACGACAAGGGCCACATCCGTGGCGCCGTGAAGCTGGACTGGACGACCGAGCTGCAGGACCAGGTCCGCCGCGACTTCGTCAACAAGCAGCAGTTCGAGGAGCTCCTGTCCCGCAAGGGCATCTCCAACGACGACCTGGTCCTGCTCTACGGCGGCAACAACAACTGGTTCGCGGCCTACGCCTACTGGTACTTCACGCTCTACGGCCACACCAACGTCAAGCTCGTCGACGGCGGCCGCAAGAAGTGGGAGCTCGAGTCCCGCGAGCTCACCAACGAGGTGCCCGAGCGCGCCGCCACGCAGTACGTCGCGCAGGAGCAGGACCACTCCATCCGCGCCTTCCGTGACGACGCCATCGCCGCCATCGGCGTGCAGAACCTCGTCGACGTGCGCAGCCCCGACGAGTTCGCGGGCCGCCTCCTCGCCCCGGCCCACCTCCCGCAGGAGCAGGCCCAGCGTGCCGGCCACATCCCCACGTCGCTCAACGTGCCGTGGAGCAAGAACGTCAACGACGACGGCACCTTCAAGTCGGACGAGGACCTCAAGGCCCTCTACGCCGACGCCGGCATCGACGACTCCAAGGACACCATCGCGCTCTGCCGCATCGGTGAGCGCTCGTCGATCACGTGGTTCGTGCTCAAGGAGCTCCTGGGCCACGAGAACGTGAAGAACTACGACGGTTCGTGGACCGAGTACGGCTCCCTCGTGGGCGTGCCCGTGGTCCTCGGCGACGAGCCCGGCGAGGCCTGA
- a CDS encoding DUF1416 domain-containing protein: MCGATKGGLSLDGVNVAKEAVIQGQVLRDGEPVESAYVRLLDRTGEFTAEVPTSATGHFRFFAGDGEWTLRTLAPKAEPVDRAVVARTGVVAEVEIAI, translated from the coding sequence ATGTGTGGAGCCACCAAGGGCGGCCTGTCCCTCGACGGCGTCAACGTCGCGAAGGAGGCCGTGATCCAGGGCCAGGTGCTGCGCGACGGCGAGCCCGTCGAGAGCGCCTACGTCCGTCTGCTCGACCGCACCGGTGAGTTCACCGCGGAGGTCCCGACCTCCGCGACGGGCCACTTCCGGTTCTTCGCCGGTGACGGCGAGTGGACCCTGCGGACCCTCGCCCCGAAGGCGGAGCCCGTCGACCGCGCGGTCGTCGCCCGCACCGGCGTGGTCGCCGAGGTCGAGATCGCCATCTGA
- a CDS encoding 3-keto-5-aminohexanoate cleavage protein: protein MAETVVDDLLITVAPTGAETAKSDCPELPTTLDELVGTAKECEAAGAGLIHVHVRDADHRPTLDLGRLRETVTALRESTSLVVQLSTGGSVHDPLEDRLRVLDAAPDSCSITLGTVNFGDDVFLNPWPFVRDLHRAARERGIAPEFELFDLGHVAALGRLLATDGLPVGDRVHCDLVMGVPGGMPGTADALVAAVAALPSAVTSWSATGIGRTAMTVAMAALAKGGHLRVGMEDTLSFAPGEPVGSNRRLVERAVALGGLVHRVPMAPHRVREALGLAVQR from the coding sequence ATGGCTGAGACCGTCGTCGACGACCTGCTCATCACCGTCGCCCCCACGGGGGCCGAGACGGCGAAGTCCGACTGCCCGGAGCTGCCGACGACGCTCGACGAGCTCGTCGGGACGGCGAAGGAGTGCGAGGCGGCGGGCGCGGGGTTGATCCACGTCCACGTGCGCGACGCCGACCACCGCCCGACGCTCGACCTGGGCCGCCTGCGGGAGACGGTGACCGCGCTGCGCGAGTCGACGTCGCTCGTCGTGCAGCTGTCGACCGGGGGCTCGGTGCACGACCCGCTCGAGGACCGGCTCCGCGTGCTGGATGCCGCGCCCGACTCCTGCTCCATCACGCTCGGCACGGTGAACTTCGGGGACGACGTGTTCCTCAACCCGTGGCCCTTCGTGCGGGACCTCCACCGCGCCGCCCGCGAGCGGGGCATCGCGCCCGAGTTCGAGCTGTTCGACCTCGGGCACGTGGCGGCCCTGGGGCGTCTCCTCGCGACGGACGGCCTGCCGGTCGGCGACCGCGTGCACTGCGACCTCGTGATGGGGGTGCCGGGCGGGATGCCGGGCACGGCCGACGCGCTCGTCGCGGCCGTCGCCGCGCTGCCGTCCGCGGTGACGTCGTGGTCGGCGACGGGCATCGGGCGCACGGCGATGACGGTGGCGATGGCCGCGCTCGCCAAGGGCGGGCACCTCCGCGTCGGCATGGAAGACACGCTCAGCTTTGCGCCGGGGGAGCCGGTCGGGAGCAACCGGCGTCTCGTGGAGCGGGCGGTGGCGCTGGGTGGTCTAGTCCACCGGGTGCCGATGGCGCCGCACCGGGTCCGGGAGGCGCTCGGGCTGGCCGTTCAGCGGTGA
- a CDS encoding DsrE family protein, with translation MRSLRIKVTCGVEDAERCNQAFTVAAAAAAAGADIGLWLTGEAAWFGVPGHAEEFALPHAAPLADLLATVVELGQVTVCTQCAVRRGITETDLVPGVRIAGAAAFAEEILGDGVQALVY, from the coding sequence ATGCGAAGCCTGAGGATCAAGGTCACCTGCGGGGTCGAGGACGCCGAGCGCTGCAACCAGGCCTTCACGGTCGCCGCGGCGGCCGCTGCCGCCGGGGCCGACATCGGCCTGTGGCTCACGGGCGAGGCCGCCTGGTTCGGCGTGCCCGGCCACGCCGAGGAGTTCGCCCTCCCCCACGCCGCCCCGCTCGCCGACCTGCTCGCCACGGTCGTCGAGCTCGGCCAGGTGACGGTGTGCACGCAGTGCGCGGTGCGCCGCGGGATCACCGAGACCGACCTGGTGCCCGGCGTGCGGATCGCGGGTGCCGCGGCGTTCGCCGAGGAGATCCTGGGCGACGGGGTGCAGGCGCTCGTCTACTGA
- a CDS encoding FABP family protein, whose product MAFELPSDLHPDCGPIAWMLGTWRGNGHGDYPTIEPYQFGQELIFTHDGRPFFHYMARSWVVDADGAKVRDDAIETGFLRALPGGKVELLLSHESGVVEIWIGEAEGGKLEIVTDAIGRTEGAPEVTGGKRLYGNVEGDLLYAYDLAAFGEALQPRTWARLQRA is encoded by the coding sequence ATGGCGTTCGAGCTGCCGTCCGACCTCCACCCCGACTGTGGGCCCATCGCCTGGATGCTGGGCACGTGGCGGGGCAACGGCCACGGGGACTACCCGACGATCGAGCCCTACCAGTTCGGTCAGGAGCTGATCTTCACCCACGACGGCCGCCCGTTCTTCCACTACATGGCGCGGTCCTGGGTGGTGGACGCCGACGGCGCGAAGGTCCGCGACGACGCGATCGAGACCGGCTTCCTGCGCGCGCTGCCCGGGGGCAAGGTCGAGCTGCTGCTCAGCCACGAGTCCGGGGTCGTCGAGATCTGGATCGGTGAGGCCGAGGGTGGCAAGCTCGAGATCGTGACCGACGCGATCGGTCGCACCGAGGGCGCCCCCGAGGTGACGGGCGGCAAGCGGCTCTACGGCAACGTCGAGGGCGACCTGCTCTACGCCTACGACCTGGCCGCGTTCGGCGAGGCCCTGCAGCCCCGCACCTGGGCGCGTCTGCAGCGGGCCTGA
- a CDS encoding Fur family transcriptional regulator — translation MGAHHPAAPGDGVEPDWRARLRAQGYRLTPQRELILQAVTTLRHATPDEVLAEVRKSSSAVNLSTVYRTLEVLEGLGLVRHAHLSDRAPTFHAVDDGHEHFHLVCRKCGRVSSVDVEEAARFLDALRDRRGFVADAGHLAIFGECVRCPTDEETQ, via the coding sequence GTGGGGGCGCACCACCCGGCAGCACCGGGGGACGGCGTCGAGCCGGACTGGCGTGCCCGTCTCCGAGCCCAGGGCTACCGACTGACCCCCCAGCGCGAGCTGATCCTCCAAGCGGTGACGACGCTGCGCCACGCGACCCCTGACGAGGTGCTCGCGGAGGTGCGCAAGTCGTCGTCGGCGGTCAACCTGTCGACGGTCTACCGCACGCTCGAGGTGCTCGAGGGCCTCGGCCTGGTGCGCCACGCCCACCTCAGCGACCGGGCGCCCACGTTCCACGCCGTCGACGACGGCCACGAGCACTTCCACCTCGTCTGCCGGAAGTGTGGGCGGGTCTCGTCTGTTGACGTGGAGGAGGCCGCTCGGTTCCTCGACGCGCTCCGTGACCGCCGCGGGTTCGTCGCCGACGCCGGCCACCTGGCCATCTTCGGGGAGTGCGTGCGCTGCCCCACCGACGAGGAGACGCAATGA
- the ygfZ gene encoding CAF17-like 4Fe-4S cluster assembly/insertion protein YgfZ, whose translation MTDDGPTPSTPTSPLLRLPGAVAANGIDAAVAAHYGSFNVEQRRLVAGEGFVDLSHHDVIRVSGEDRLTWLHSLTTQHLTDLAPREWTGVLVLSPQGHVEHAFYGYDDGEAFLAHTEPGQGAALVTFLDRMRFWSKVEVADVTAEWALTWRPASRGEGPYAAYELVPRDQLEAYAAAAGPAAGLWAFEALRIERGEPRLGLDTDHRTIPNEAGWIGPAVHLDKGCYRGQETVARVHTLGRPPRRLTLLHLDGSQETLPTPGAELRLGEKVVGFVGSSARHHELGPIALAMVKRNVALDATLEVEGMPAGQEVLVDPEVGLHVRPRLR comes from the coding sequence ATGACCGACGACGGACCCACCCCCAGCACCCCCACGAGCCCCCTGCTGCGCCTGCCGGGCGCGGTGGCGGCGAACGGCATCGATGCTGCGGTGGCGGCGCACTACGGCTCGTTCAACGTCGAGCAGCGCCGACTGGTCGCGGGGGAGGGCTTCGTCGACCTGTCCCACCACGACGTCATCCGGGTGTCGGGGGAGGACCGCCTGACATGGCTGCACTCGCTGACGACGCAGCACCTCACCGACCTCGCGCCGCGGGAGTGGACCGGTGTGCTCGTGCTCAGCCCGCAGGGCCACGTGGAGCACGCCTTCTACGGGTACGACGACGGTGAGGCCTTCCTCGCCCACACCGAGCCCGGTCAGGGTGCGGCCCTGGTGACGTTCCTCGACCGGATGCGCTTCTGGTCGAAGGTCGAGGTCGCCGACGTCACCGCGGAGTGGGCGCTGACGTGGCGCCCGGCGTCCCGCGGCGAGGGTCCCTATGCGGCGTACGAGCTCGTCCCGCGCGACCAGCTGGAGGCGTACGCCGCGGCCGCCGGCCCGGCGGCCGGGCTGTGGGCCTTCGAGGCCCTGCGCATCGAGCGGGGCGAGCCCCGGCTCGGTCTCGACACCGACCACCGCACCATCCCCAACGAGGCGGGCTGGATCGGGCCGGCGGTGCACCTCGACAAGGGATGCTACCGGGGTCAGGAGACGGTGGCGCGCGTGCACACGTTGGGGCGTCCGCCGCGGCGCCTGACGCTGCTCCACCTCGACGGATCGCAGGAGACGTTGCCCACACCGGGGGCCGAGCTGCGGCTGGGGGAGAAGGTCGTCGGCTTCGTCGGCAGCTCGGCGCGGCACCACGAGCTGGGCCCGATCGCCCTGGCGATGGTGAAGCGGAACGTCGCCCTGGACGCGACCCTCGAGGTGGAGGGCATGCCCGCCGGCCAAGAGGTGCTCGTCGACCCCGAGGTGGGTCTGCACGTCCGTCCACGCCTGCGCTGA
- a CDS encoding DUF4012 domain-containing protein: MRAARGWKLPVLLAGVLLLGVVLWGVWLVVRTSTDLAAAADDARTLQTAVTDGDDAAADAALASLQDHAASAAGRTDGPLWSVMTWTPFVGDDLEGVRAVSTVLDDLAQDGLAPLVETAGNLEALSPRDGRIDLDAVAALQEPVARGNEAFQRAVAELDEHDSAGYVGVVRDQYREVVSEVGRAARVLDSADRAAQVMPSMLGADGPRHYLLIFQNNAEIRAGGGLPGSAALVTAVDGKIELARQVAGNSFGMTDEPVLPLTDAEDEIWNRQLGTYFLDANFTPDFPRSAELWRARWEQEYEPVDGVMAIDPVTLSYVLGAVGPIDVPGGPTLTQDNLVDELLHQVYLRYDDPAQQDAYFNAAAARTFDALAAGGGNPRALVEALGRGVDEGRVKLHSFEEAEQAVVAGTRIAGELVTDPDDANPQVGVFLNDTTGAKMSYFLRHEVHVTATSCARGEQRLSGRAYLLSDAPEDAASLPSYVTGAGNFGIEPGKQLVSVQVIGPVGGTIDDVTFNDEPYVGTPTVDLDGRPVQTVLAFLDPGFTADIRWTMTTGQGQPGAVEVDTTAGVEPGDLSSISTSACRS; the protein is encoded by the coding sequence ATGCGTGCTGCCCGCGGCTGGAAGCTGCCCGTCCTGCTCGCCGGCGTGCTCCTGCTCGGGGTGGTGCTCTGGGGCGTGTGGCTCGTCGTCCGCACCAGCACCGACCTGGCGGCCGCGGCCGACGACGCGCGCACGCTGCAGACCGCCGTCACCGACGGTGACGACGCCGCCGCCGACGCCGCGCTGGCCAGCCTGCAGGACCACGCCGCGTCCGCGGCGGGGCGCACGGACGGTCCGCTGTGGTCGGTGATGACGTGGACCCCGTTCGTGGGCGACGACCTCGAGGGCGTGCGCGCCGTCAGCACCGTGCTCGACGACCTCGCCCAGGACGGCCTGGCGCCGCTCGTGGAGACGGCCGGCAACCTCGAAGCGTTGAGCCCCCGCGACGGGCGGATCGATCTCGACGCCGTGGCGGCGCTGCAGGAGCCGGTGGCCCGCGGCAACGAGGCGTTCCAGCGCGCGGTCGCCGAGCTCGACGAGCACGACTCCGCGGGGTACGTCGGGGTGGTGCGCGACCAGTACCGCGAGGTGGTGAGCGAGGTCGGACGCGCCGCGCGGGTCCTCGACTCCGCCGACCGCGCGGCGCAGGTGATGCCGTCGATGCTGGGCGCCGACGGTCCGCGGCACTACCTGCTGATCTTCCAGAACAACGCCGAGATCCGGGCCGGCGGGGGCCTGCCCGGTTCGGCGGCGCTCGTGACCGCGGTCGACGGCAAGATCGAGCTGGCGCGGCAGGTGGCGGGCAACTCGTTCGGCATGACGGACGAGCCGGTGCTGCCGCTGACGGACGCCGAGGACGAGATCTGGAACCGCCAGCTCGGCACCTACTTCCTCGACGCGAACTTCACCCCCGACTTCCCCCGTTCCGCTGAGCTGTGGCGGGCGCGATGGGAGCAGGAGTACGAGCCGGTCGACGGCGTCATGGCGATCGACCCGGTGACGCTGTCCTACGTGCTGGGCGCGGTCGGTCCCATTGATGTGCCGGGGGGGCCGACGCTGACCCAGGACAACCTCGTCGACGAGCTGCTCCACCAGGTCTACCTGCGCTACGACGACCCGGCCCAGCAGGACGCCTACTTCAATGCGGCAGCCGCCCGCACGTTCGACGCCCTGGCCGCAGGGGGCGGTAATCCCCGTGCGCTGGTCGAGGCACTCGGGCGCGGTGTCGACGAAGGCCGTGTCAAGCTGCACTCGTTCGAGGAGGCCGAGCAGGCCGTGGTGGCCGGAACGCGCATCGCCGGGGAGCTCGTGACCGATCCGGACGACGCTAACCCGCAGGTCGGCGTGTTCCTCAACGACACCACCGGCGCGAAGATGTCCTACTTCCTTCGCCACGAAGTGCATGTCACGGCCACCAGCTGCGCCCGCGGGGAGCAGCGCCTCTCCGGCCGGGCGTACCTACTGTCGGACGCCCCCGAGGATGCAGCCTCGCTGCCCAGCTACGTGACGGGAGCTGGCAACTTTGGGATCGAACCCGGCAAGCAGCTCGTGTCGGTCCAGGTCATCGGACCGGTGGGCGGCACCATCGACGACGTCACGTTCAACGACGAGCCCTACGTTGGGACGCCCACGGTCGACCTCGACGGTCGGCCCGTGCAGACCGTGCTGGCGTTCCTGGACCCGGGGTTCACAGCCGACATCCGATGGACGATGACGACCGGTCAGGGTCAGCCAGGCGCTGTCGAGGTCGATACGACTGCCGGAGTGGAGCCTGGCGACCTGTCTTCGATCTCAACTTCCGCCTGCCGTTCCTGA
- a CDS encoding polysaccharide biosynthesis tyrosine autokinase, with amino-acid sequence MTLRDYLRIIRSAWLSIAIVTLLCVAMSAAYTFTVAPQYESSARLFVSTQGSDTNDAYTGGLYSQQRVASYADLIQSRELAGDVIDELGLDLTPPQLLGRVSATVVPDTVNLEISVEDSDAQNAQRIAQGYAEAMVALVRELETPPGQTVAPIKATIVDPADFNDAPVSPQPVRNIALGLILGALLGIGIAILRDLLDSTVKSADDIAGATDAPLIGAIGYDASVRNDPLITTLPSHAPRVEAFRVLRTNLQFIDLDKTSKIFVGTSAVPGEGKTTTMVNLSLALAQGGERTLLIECDLRRPKAAASLGLDSSIGVTTVLLGRVTLADAVQTHESGLDVLGGGAIPPNPAELIQSAAMKDLLAEVREQYDVVLIDAPPLLPVTDAALLSAQADGALVVVRHGKTTVDQLNGAVRRLEQVDAAALGVVLNMTPKAGGAYGYGYGYGYGYGYGPEEGRRADRSAKDSDDDGARRGKRSR; translated from the coding sequence ATGACTCTCCGCGACTACCTGCGCATCATTCGCTCGGCTTGGCTGTCGATCGCGATCGTGACGCTCCTTTGCGTCGCTATGAGTGCGGCGTACACCTTCACCGTGGCCCCTCAGTATGAGTCGTCAGCCCGTTTGTTTGTGAGCACCCAGGGCAGCGATACGAACGACGCATACACCGGTGGGCTTTACTCACAGCAGCGCGTTGCGTCCTACGCAGACCTCATCCAGAGCCGCGAACTCGCTGGGGACGTCATCGACGAGCTCGGTCTAGACCTCACGCCGCCACAACTGCTGGGGCGCGTATCGGCAACCGTGGTGCCGGACACCGTCAACCTCGAGATCTCCGTCGAAGACAGCGACGCCCAGAACGCGCAGCGCATCGCCCAGGGGTACGCCGAAGCGATGGTCGCGCTCGTACGCGAACTCGAGACGCCTCCCGGGCAGACCGTCGCTCCCATTAAGGCTACGATCGTGGACCCGGCCGACTTCAACGACGCCCCCGTGTCGCCGCAGCCAGTGCGCAATATCGCCCTCGGCCTCATCCTCGGCGCCCTCCTCGGGATTGGCATTGCCATTCTGCGCGACCTACTCGACTCTACGGTCAAGTCGGCGGACGACATCGCCGGAGCCACGGACGCGCCGCTCATCGGTGCAATCGGCTACGACGCAAGTGTCCGCAATGACCCACTGATCACCACTCTGCCCTCGCACGCACCCCGAGTCGAGGCATTCAGGGTGCTGCGCACCAACCTCCAGTTCATCGACCTCGACAAGACCTCCAAGATCTTCGTCGGCACGTCGGCAGTCCCGGGCGAGGGCAAGACGACCACGATGGTCAACCTTTCCCTCGCTCTAGCCCAGGGCGGGGAGCGCACCTTGCTCATTGAGTGTGACCTACGCCGCCCCAAGGCGGCGGCATCCCTGGGCCTGGACTCCAGCATCGGGGTCACCACCGTTCTCTTGGGACGGGTAACGCTCGCCGACGCCGTGCAGACGCACGAATCGGGTCTCGACGTGCTCGGGGGCGGGGCGATCCCGCCCAACCCGGCCGAGCTCATCCAGTCCGCCGCCATGAAGGATCTCCTTGCCGAGGTTCGTGAGCAGTACGACGTGGTGCTCATCGATGCGCCGCCGCTGCTTCCCGTGACCGACGCCGCGCTGCTGTCGGCGCAGGCCGACGGTGCGCTCGTCGTCGTGCGGCACGGCAAGACGACCGTGGACCAGTTGAACGGTGCGGTTCGGCGCCTCGAGCAGGTCGACGCGGCGGCCCTCGGCGTCGTCTTGAACATGACGCCGAAGGCCGGCGGCGCCTACGGGTACGGCTACGGATATGGCTACGGGTACGGCTACGGTCCGGAGGAGGGTCGGCGCGCCGACCGTTCCGCGAAAGATTCTGACGACGACGGCGCACGGCGGGGCAAACGCTCTCGCTGA